The Alnus glutinosa chromosome 7, dhAlnGlut1.1, whole genome shotgun sequence genome includes a region encoding these proteins:
- the LOC133873381 gene encoding probable glutathione S-transferase, translated as MAEEVLLFGTWESAFSRRVEMALKLKGVDYKYIEEDTANKSPSLLKYNPVHKKIPMLVHNGKPLAESQVILEYVDETWQGHLCVPAVFKATSCEEKERKKAVEEACELFEFLENELKEKRFFGGESIGMVDIVASFIGLWLDAFEEAWGSEFLTTKKFPKLSSWSHEFVSNTVIKESLPPRDKLVTYFQNRLESANASKQMNL; from the exons ATGGCCGAAGAAGTGTTACTGTTTGGCACTTGGGAAAGCGCCTTTAGTCGCAGAGTAGAGATGGCTCTGAAACTCAAAGGAGTCGACTACAAATACATCGAAGAAGATACAGCCAACAAGAGTCCTTCCCTTCTCAAATACAACCCCGTTCACAAGAAGATTCCCATGCTTGTACACAATGGAAAGCCTCTCGCCGAGTCCCAAGTTATTCTCGAATACGTTGATGAGACATGGCAAGGCCATCTt tgCGTGCCTGCGGTGTTCAAGGCTACGAGTTGTGAAGAGAAAGAGCGCAAGAAGGCTGTGGAAGAAGCATGTGAACTTTTTGAGTTTCTAGAAAATGAGCTAAAGGAAAAGAGGTTTTTTGGGGGAGAGAGTATTGGAATGGTAGACATTGTTGCTAGCTTCATAGGCCTTTGGCTTGATGCTTTTGAAGAAGCTTGGGGGTCAGAGTTTTTGACAACAAAGAAATTTCCCAAACTTAGCAGCTGGAGTCATGAGTTCGTGAGCAACACTGTAATCAAGGAAAGTCTACCTCCAAGAGACAAACTGGTTACCTATTTTCAAAATCGCCTTGAGAGCGCTAATGCTTCCAAACAGATGAATTTGTAG